A genomic region of Canis aureus isolate CA01 chromosome 16, VMU_Caureus_v.1.0, whole genome shotgun sequence contains the following coding sequences:
- the TMUB2 gene encoding transmembrane and ubiquitin-like domain-containing protein 2 isoform X1 — translation MISRHRQNNLMSVDPVSSQAMELSDVTLIEGVGNEVTLVAGVVVLILALVLAWLSTYVADSGSNQLLGTIVSAGDSSVLHLGHVDHLVAGQVTPEPAELPHPSESNDEKAEEAGEGGGDSTGEPGAGGGIEPSLEHLLDIQGLPKRQAGPESSSPEAPLRSEDSSCLPPSPGLISVRLKFLNDTEELAMARPEDTVGALKSKYFPGQESQMKLIYQGRLLQDPARTLRSLNITDNCVIHCHRSPPGSAVPGPSASLAPSSATEPPSLGVSVGSLMVPVFVVLLGVVWYFRINYRQFFTAPATVSLVGVTVFFSFLVFGMYGR, via the exons TGTCGACCCAGTCAGCAGCCAGGCCATGGAGCTCTCTGATGTCACCCTCATTGAGGGTGTGGGTAATGAGGTGACTCTGGTGGCAGGTGTGGTGGTGCTGATTCTAGCCTTGGTCCTAGCTTGGCTTTCTACCTACGTAGCAGACAGCGGTAGCAACCAGCTCCTGGGCACCATTGTGTCAGCTGGAGACTCATCCGTCCTCCACCTGGGGCATGTGGACCATCTAGTAGCAGGCCAAGTCACCCCAGAGCCAGCTGAACTCCCCCATCCATCAGAGAGTAATGATGAGAAGGCTGAAGAGGCTGGCGAAGGTGGGGGAGACTCCACAGGGGAGCCTGGAGCTGGGGGTGGTATTGAGCCGAGCCTTGAGCATCTGCTTGACATCCAAGGCCTGCCCAAAAGACAAGCGGGCCCAGAAAGCAGCAGTCCAGAGGCCCCCCTGAGATCTGAGGATAGCAgctgcctccctcccagccctggccTCATCAGTGTGCGGCTCAAATTCCTCAATGACACCGAGGAGCTGGCCATGGCCAGGCCGGAGGATACTGTGGGTGCCCTGAAGAG TAAATACTTCCCTGGACAAGAGAGCCAGATGAAACTGATCTACCAGGGCCGTCTGCTGCAGGACCCAGCCCGCACACTGCGTTCCCTGAACATTACCGACAACTGTGTGATTCACTGCCACCGCTCACCCCCAGGGTCAGCTGTTCCAGGCCCTTCAGCCTCCTTGGCCCCCTCCTCGGCCACCGAACCCCCCAGCCTTGGCGTCAGTGTGGGCAGCCTCATGGTGCCTGTGTTCGTGGTGCTGTTGGGCGTGGTCTGGTACTTCCGTATCAATTACCGCCAGTTCTTCACAGCACCTGCCACTGTCTCCCTGGTGGGGGTCACGGTCTTCTTTAGTTTCCTAGTATTTGGGATGTATGGACGATAA
- the TMUB2 gene encoding transmembrane and ubiquitin-like domain-containing protein 2 isoform X2 — translation MSVDPVSSQAMELSDVTLIEGVGNEVTLVAGVVVLILALVLAWLSTYVADSGSNQLLGTIVSAGDSSVLHLGHVDHLVAGQVTPEPAELPHPSESNDEKAEEAGEGGGDSTGEPGAGGGIEPSLEHLLDIQGLPKRQAGPESSSPEAPLRSEDSSCLPPSPGLISVRLKFLNDTEELAMARPEDTVGALKSKYFPGQESQMKLIYQGRLLQDPARTLRSLNITDNCVIHCHRSPPGSAVPGPSASLAPSSATEPPSLGVSVGSLMVPVFVVLLGVVWYFRINYRQFFTAPATVSLVGVTVFFSFLVFGMYGR, via the exons TGTCGACCCAGTCAGCAGCCAGGCCATGGAGCTCTCTGATGTCACCCTCATTGAGGGTGTGGGTAATGAGGTGACTCTGGTGGCAGGTGTGGTGGTGCTGATTCTAGCCTTGGTCCTAGCTTGGCTTTCTACCTACGTAGCAGACAGCGGTAGCAACCAGCTCCTGGGCACCATTGTGTCAGCTGGAGACTCATCCGTCCTCCACCTGGGGCATGTGGACCATCTAGTAGCAGGCCAAGTCACCCCAGAGCCAGCTGAACTCCCCCATCCATCAGAGAGTAATGATGAGAAGGCTGAAGAGGCTGGCGAAGGTGGGGGAGACTCCACAGGGGAGCCTGGAGCTGGGGGTGGTATTGAGCCGAGCCTTGAGCATCTGCTTGACATCCAAGGCCTGCCCAAAAGACAAGCGGGCCCAGAAAGCAGCAGTCCAGAGGCCCCCCTGAGATCTGAGGATAGCAgctgcctccctcccagccctggccTCATCAGTGTGCGGCTCAAATTCCTCAATGACACCGAGGAGCTGGCCATGGCCAGGCCGGAGGATACTGTGGGTGCCCTGAAGAG TAAATACTTCCCTGGACAAGAGAGCCAGATGAAACTGATCTACCAGGGCCGTCTGCTGCAGGACCCAGCCCGCACACTGCGTTCCCTGAACATTACCGACAACTGTGTGATTCACTGCCACCGCTCACCCCCAGGGTCAGCTGTTCCAGGCCCTTCAGCCTCCTTGGCCCCCTCCTCGGCCACCGAACCCCCCAGCCTTGGCGTCAGTGTGGGCAGCCTCATGGTGCCTGTGTTCGTGGTGCTGTTGGGCGTGGTCTGGTACTTCCGTATCAATTACCGCCAGTTCTTCACAGCACCTGCCACTGTCTCCCTGGTGGGGGTCACGGTCTTCTTTAGTTTCCTAGTATTTGGGATGTATGGACGATAA
- the TMUB2 gene encoding transmembrane and ubiquitin-like domain-containing protein 2 isoform X3, translating into MELSDVTLIEGVGNEVTLVAGVVVLILALVLAWLSTYVADSGSNQLLGTIVSAGDSSVLHLGHVDHLVAGQVTPEPAELPHPSESNDEKAEEAGEGGGDSTGEPGAGGGIEPSLEHLLDIQGLPKRQAGPESSSPEAPLRSEDSSCLPPSPGLISVRLKFLNDTEELAMARPEDTVGALKSKYFPGQESQMKLIYQGRLLQDPARTLRSLNITDNCVIHCHRSPPGSAVPGPSASLAPSSATEPPSLGVSVGSLMVPVFVVLLGVVWYFRINYRQFFTAPATVSLVGVTVFFSFLVFGMYGR; encoded by the exons ATGGAGCTCTCTGATGTCACCCTCATTGAGGGTGTGGGTAATGAGGTGACTCTGGTGGCAGGTGTGGTGGTGCTGATTCTAGCCTTGGTCCTAGCTTGGCTTTCTACCTACGTAGCAGACAGCGGTAGCAACCAGCTCCTGGGCACCATTGTGTCAGCTGGAGACTCATCCGTCCTCCACCTGGGGCATGTGGACCATCTAGTAGCAGGCCAAGTCACCCCAGAGCCAGCTGAACTCCCCCATCCATCAGAGAGTAATGATGAGAAGGCTGAAGAGGCTGGCGAAGGTGGGGGAGACTCCACAGGGGAGCCTGGAGCTGGGGGTGGTATTGAGCCGAGCCTTGAGCATCTGCTTGACATCCAAGGCCTGCCCAAAAGACAAGCGGGCCCAGAAAGCAGCAGTCCAGAGGCCCCCCTGAGATCTGAGGATAGCAgctgcctccctcccagccctggccTCATCAGTGTGCGGCTCAAATTCCTCAATGACACCGAGGAGCTGGCCATGGCCAGGCCGGAGGATACTGTGGGTGCCCTGAAGAG TAAATACTTCCCTGGACAAGAGAGCCAGATGAAACTGATCTACCAGGGCCGTCTGCTGCAGGACCCAGCCCGCACACTGCGTTCCCTGAACATTACCGACAACTGTGTGATTCACTGCCACCGCTCACCCCCAGGGTCAGCTGTTCCAGGCCCTTCAGCCTCCTTGGCCCCCTCCTCGGCCACCGAACCCCCCAGCCTTGGCGTCAGTGTGGGCAGCCTCATGGTGCCTGTGTTCGTGGTGCTGTTGGGCGTGGTCTGGTACTTCCGTATCAATTACCGCCAGTTCTTCACAGCACCTGCCACTGTCTCCCTGGTGGGGGTCACGGTCTTCTTTAGTTTCCTAGTATTTGGGATGTATGGACGATAA
- the ATXN7L3 gene encoding ataxin-7-like protein 3 isoform X2: MKMEEMSLSGLDNSKLEAIAQEIYADLVEDSCLGFCFEVHRAVKCGYFFLDDTDPDSMKDFEIVDQPGLDIFGQVFNQWKSKECVCPNCSRSIAASRFAPHLEKCLGMGRNSSRIANRRIANSNNMNKSESDQEDNDDINDNDWSYGSEKKAKKRKSDKNPNSPRRSKSLKHKNGFSVCTSASNTLPLLFSSSGELSNSDPFKYNNSTGISYETLGPDELRNLLTTQCGVISEHTKKMCTRSLRCPQHTDEQRRAVRIYFLGPSAVLPEVESSLDNDSFDMTDSQALISRLQWDGSSDLSPSDSGSSKTSENQGWGLGTNSSESRKTKKKKSHLSLVGTASSLGSNKKKKPKPPAPPTPSIYDDIN, translated from the exons atgaaaatggaGGAAATGTCTTTGTCTGGCCTGGATAACAGCAAACTAGAG GCCATCGCTCAGGAGATATATGCGGACCTGGTCGAGGATTCTTGTTTGGGATTCTGCTTTGAGGTACACCGGGCTGTCAAGTGTGGCTACTTCTTCCTGGACGACACGGACCCTGATAGCATGAAGGATTTTG AGATCGTGGACCAGCCGGGGTTGGACATCTTTGGACAGGTTTTCAACCAGTGGAAGAGCAAGGAGTGTGTCTGCCCCAATTGCAGCCGTAGTATTGCTGCCTCTCGCTTCGCTCCCCATCTGGAGAAGTGCCTGGGAATGGGCCGGAACAGCAGCCGCATCGCCAACCGCCG GATTGCCAATAGCAACAATATGAACAAGTCAGAGAGTGACCAAGAGGATAATGATGACATCAATGACAACGACTGGTCCTATGGCTCAGAGAAGAAAG CCAAGAAGAGAAAATCGGACAAG AACCCCAATTCCCCTCGAAGATCCAagtctttaaaacacaaaaatg GGTTCTCTGTCTGTACCTCTGCATCAAACacccttccccttcttttttcttcttcaggggAACTTAGCAATTCGGATCCTTTTAAG TATAACAACTCAACTGGGATCAGCTACGAGACCCTGGGGCCGGACGAGCTGCGTAACCTGCTCACCACG CAATGTGGGGTGATTTCTGAACACACCAAGAAGATGTGCACAAG GTCCCTGCGCTGCCCCCAGCACACAGATGAGCAGCGGCGAGCCGTGCGGATTTATTTCCTTGGACCCTCAGC cGTCCTCCCAGAGGTCGAGAGTTCCCTGGATAATGACAGCTTTGACATGACTGACAGCCAGGCCCTGATCAGCCGGCTTCAGTGGGACGGCTCCTCTGACCTTTCACCCTCTGATTCAGGCTCCTCCAAGACGAGTGAGAATCAGGGATGGGGTCTAG GTACCAACAGCTCCGAGTCAcggaaaactaagaaaaagaaatcccatcTGAGCCTGGTAGGGACTGCCTCCAGCCTAGGCTCCAACAAGAAGAAGAAGCCAAAGCCACCGGCACCCCCGACGCCCAGCATCTACGATGACATCAACTGA
- the ATXN7L3 gene encoding ataxin-7-like protein 3 isoform X1: MKMEEMSLSGLDNSKLEAIAQEIYADLVEDSCLGFCFEVHRAVKCGYFFLDDTDPDSMKDFEIVDQPGLDIFGQVFNQWKSKECVCPNCSRSIAASRFAPHLEKCLGMGRNSSRIANRRIANSNNMNKSESDQEDNDDINDNDWSYGSEKKAKKRKSDKLWYLPFQNPNSPRRSKSLKHKNGFSVCTSASNTLPLLFSSSGELSNSDPFKYNNSTGISYETLGPDELRNLLTTQCGVISEHTKKMCTRSLRCPQHTDEQRRAVRIYFLGPSAVLPEVESSLDNDSFDMTDSQALISRLQWDGSSDLSPSDSGSSKTSENQGWGLGTNSSESRKTKKKKSHLSLVGTASSLGSNKKKKPKPPAPPTPSIYDDIN; this comes from the exons atgaaaatggaGGAAATGTCTTTGTCTGGCCTGGATAACAGCAAACTAGAG GCCATCGCTCAGGAGATATATGCGGACCTGGTCGAGGATTCTTGTTTGGGATTCTGCTTTGAGGTACACCGGGCTGTCAAGTGTGGCTACTTCTTCCTGGACGACACGGACCCTGATAGCATGAAGGATTTTG AGATCGTGGACCAGCCGGGGTTGGACATCTTTGGACAGGTTTTCAACCAGTGGAAGAGCAAGGAGTGTGTCTGCCCCAATTGCAGCCGTAGTATTGCTGCCTCTCGCTTCGCTCCCCATCTGGAGAAGTGCCTGGGAATGGGCCGGAACAGCAGCCGCATCGCCAACCGCCG GATTGCCAATAGCAACAATATGAACAAGTCAGAGAGTGACCAAGAGGATAATGATGACATCAATGACAACGACTGGTCCTATGGCTCAGAGAAGAAAG CCAAGAAGAGAAAATCGGACAAG CTGTGGTATCTCCCATTCCAGAACCCCAATTCCCCTCGAAGATCCAagtctttaaaacacaaaaatg GGTTCTCTGTCTGTACCTCTGCATCAAACacccttccccttcttttttcttcttcaggggAACTTAGCAATTCGGATCCTTTTAAG TATAACAACTCAACTGGGATCAGCTACGAGACCCTGGGGCCGGACGAGCTGCGTAACCTGCTCACCACG CAATGTGGGGTGATTTCTGAACACACCAAGAAGATGTGCACAAG GTCCCTGCGCTGCCCCCAGCACACAGATGAGCAGCGGCGAGCCGTGCGGATTTATTTCCTTGGACCCTCAGC cGTCCTCCCAGAGGTCGAGAGTTCCCTGGATAATGACAGCTTTGACATGACTGACAGCCAGGCCCTGATCAGCCGGCTTCAGTGGGACGGCTCCTCTGACCTTTCACCCTCTGATTCAGGCTCCTCCAAGACGAGTGAGAATCAGGGATGGGGTCTAG GTACCAACAGCTCCGAGTCAcggaaaactaagaaaaagaaatcccatcTGAGCCTGGTAGGGACTGCCTCCAGCCTAGGCTCCAACAAGAAGAAGAAGCCAAAGCCACCGGCACCCCCGACGCCCAGCATCTACGATGACATCAACTGA
- the ATXN7L3 gene encoding ataxin-7-like protein 3 isoform X3: MKMEEMSLSGLDNSKLEAIAQEIYADLVEDSCLGFCFEVHRAVKCGYFFLDDTDPDSMKDFEIVDQPGLDIFGQVFNQWKSKECVCPNCSRSIAASRFAPHLEKCLGMGRNSSRIANRRIANSNNMNKSESDQEDNDDINDNDWSYGSEKKAKKRKSDKLWYLPFQNPNSPRRSKSLKHKNGELSNSDPFKYNNSTGISYETLGPDELRNLLTTQCGVISEHTKKMCTRSLRCPQHTDEQRRAVRIYFLGPSAVLPEVESSLDNDSFDMTDSQALISRLQWDGSSDLSPSDSGSSKTSENQGWGLGTNSSESRKTKKKKSHLSLVGTASSLGSNKKKKPKPPAPPTPSIYDDIN; this comes from the exons atgaaaatggaGGAAATGTCTTTGTCTGGCCTGGATAACAGCAAACTAGAG GCCATCGCTCAGGAGATATATGCGGACCTGGTCGAGGATTCTTGTTTGGGATTCTGCTTTGAGGTACACCGGGCTGTCAAGTGTGGCTACTTCTTCCTGGACGACACGGACCCTGATAGCATGAAGGATTTTG AGATCGTGGACCAGCCGGGGTTGGACATCTTTGGACAGGTTTTCAACCAGTGGAAGAGCAAGGAGTGTGTCTGCCCCAATTGCAGCCGTAGTATTGCTGCCTCTCGCTTCGCTCCCCATCTGGAGAAGTGCCTGGGAATGGGCCGGAACAGCAGCCGCATCGCCAACCGCCG GATTGCCAATAGCAACAATATGAACAAGTCAGAGAGTGACCAAGAGGATAATGATGACATCAATGACAACGACTGGTCCTATGGCTCAGAGAAGAAAG CCAAGAAGAGAAAATCGGACAAG CTGTGGTATCTCCCATTCCAGAACCCCAATTCCCCTCGAAGATCCAagtctttaaaacacaaaaatg gggAACTTAGCAATTCGGATCCTTTTAAG TATAACAACTCAACTGGGATCAGCTACGAGACCCTGGGGCCGGACGAGCTGCGTAACCTGCTCACCACG CAATGTGGGGTGATTTCTGAACACACCAAGAAGATGTGCACAAG GTCCCTGCGCTGCCCCCAGCACACAGATGAGCAGCGGCGAGCCGTGCGGATTTATTTCCTTGGACCCTCAGC cGTCCTCCCAGAGGTCGAGAGTTCCCTGGATAATGACAGCTTTGACATGACTGACAGCCAGGCCCTGATCAGCCGGCTTCAGTGGGACGGCTCCTCTGACCTTTCACCCTCTGATTCAGGCTCCTCCAAGACGAGTGAGAATCAGGGATGGGGTCTAG GTACCAACAGCTCCGAGTCAcggaaaactaagaaaaagaaatcccatcTGAGCCTGGTAGGGACTGCCTCCAGCCTAGGCTCCAACAAGAAGAAGAAGCCAAAGCCACCGGCACCCCCGACGCCCAGCATCTACGATGACATCAACTGA
- the ATXN7L3 gene encoding ataxin-7-like protein 3 isoform X4, whose protein sequence is MKMEEMSLSGLDNSKLEAIAQEIYADLVEDSCLGFCFEVHRAVKCGYFFLDDTDPDSMKDFEIVDQPGLDIFGQVFNQWKSKECVCPNCSRSIAASRFAPHLEKCLGMGRNSSRIANRRIANSNNMNKSESDQEDNDDINDNDWSYGSEKKAKKRKSDKNPNSPRRSKSLKHKNGELSNSDPFKYNNSTGISYETLGPDELRNLLTTQCGVISEHTKKMCTRSLRCPQHTDEQRRAVRIYFLGPSAVLPEVESSLDNDSFDMTDSQALISRLQWDGSSDLSPSDSGSSKTSENQGWGLGTNSSESRKTKKKKSHLSLVGTASSLGSNKKKKPKPPAPPTPSIYDDIN, encoded by the exons atgaaaatggaGGAAATGTCTTTGTCTGGCCTGGATAACAGCAAACTAGAG GCCATCGCTCAGGAGATATATGCGGACCTGGTCGAGGATTCTTGTTTGGGATTCTGCTTTGAGGTACACCGGGCTGTCAAGTGTGGCTACTTCTTCCTGGACGACACGGACCCTGATAGCATGAAGGATTTTG AGATCGTGGACCAGCCGGGGTTGGACATCTTTGGACAGGTTTTCAACCAGTGGAAGAGCAAGGAGTGTGTCTGCCCCAATTGCAGCCGTAGTATTGCTGCCTCTCGCTTCGCTCCCCATCTGGAGAAGTGCCTGGGAATGGGCCGGAACAGCAGCCGCATCGCCAACCGCCG GATTGCCAATAGCAACAATATGAACAAGTCAGAGAGTGACCAAGAGGATAATGATGACATCAATGACAACGACTGGTCCTATGGCTCAGAGAAGAAAG CCAAGAAGAGAAAATCGGACAAG AACCCCAATTCCCCTCGAAGATCCAagtctttaaaacacaaaaatg gggAACTTAGCAATTCGGATCCTTTTAAG TATAACAACTCAACTGGGATCAGCTACGAGACCCTGGGGCCGGACGAGCTGCGTAACCTGCTCACCACG CAATGTGGGGTGATTTCTGAACACACCAAGAAGATGTGCACAAG GTCCCTGCGCTGCCCCCAGCACACAGATGAGCAGCGGCGAGCCGTGCGGATTTATTTCCTTGGACCCTCAGC cGTCCTCCCAGAGGTCGAGAGTTCCCTGGATAATGACAGCTTTGACATGACTGACAGCCAGGCCCTGATCAGCCGGCTTCAGTGGGACGGCTCCTCTGACCTTTCACCCTCTGATTCAGGCTCCTCCAAGACGAGTGAGAATCAGGGATGGGGTCTAG GTACCAACAGCTCCGAGTCAcggaaaactaagaaaaagaaatcccatcTGAGCCTGGTAGGGACTGCCTCCAGCCTAGGCTCCAACAAGAAGAAGAAGCCAAAGCCACCGGCACCCCCGACGCCCAGCATCTACGATGACATCAACTGA